One window from the genome of Streptococcus salivarius encodes:
- a CDS encoding NUDIX hydrolase → MENKLIAHSLIMFKNKYLVIKRSDIKRGEKNYYPSYWDIPGGSVEDGELPRQAAIRECQEEVGLVISLENIIHEDSNIDNNKIFTRLVYSANLLQNENINIKLDPEEHVEYKWIKNLDDLDGESIVPYLYDIMK, encoded by the coding sequence ATGGAAAATAAATTAATAGCACATAGTTTGATAATGTTTAAAAATAAATATCTTGTAATAAAACGTAGTGATATTAAACGAGGAGAAAAAAATTATTATCCCTCTTATTGGGATATTCCAGGTGGGAGTGTAGAAGATGGGGAGCTTCCTAGACAAGCTGCAATTAGGGAGTGTCAAGAGGAAGTTGGCCTAGTTATTTCATTAGAAAACATTATTCATGAAGATAGTAATATAGATAATAATAAGATATTTACAAGACTTGTCTATAGTGCCAACTTACTTCAAAATGAAAATATCAATATTAAATTAGATCCAGAAGAACATGTGGAGTATAAGTGGATAAAAAATTTAGATGATTTAGACGGGGAAAGTATAGTACCATACTTATATGATATTATGAAATAG
- a CDS encoding NUDIX hydrolase, protein MEIKNHFGVYGICFENGKLLCIEKTRGPYQHRFDLPGGSQELGEGLTETLKREVLEETGYALSDYSNPRIYDVMVQEEGQDFAVHHLMAFYDIVLDFERSQQSLPQEVLGGSNDSANAIWLPIEQITEENASPLVLKVKAELGGFPELDKTSHMNWKVKEKQEKK, encoded by the coding sequence ATGGAAATAAAAAATCACTTTGGTGTCTATGGCATTTGCTTTGAAAATGGGAAATTACTCTGCATTGAGAAAACGAGAGGACCTTATCAACATCGTTTTGATCTACCGGGTGGTAGCCAAGAACTAGGTGAGGGGTTGACAGAGACCCTCAAGAGAGAAGTTCTGGAAGAGACAGGATATGCTCTTAGCGATTATTCAAACCCTAGAATCTATGATGTGATGGTTCAGGAAGAAGGACAAGACTTCGCAGTACACCATCTCATGGCCTTTTATGATATCGTACTCGATTTCGAACGCTCTCAACAATCCCTTCCTCAAGAGGTTCTTGGTGGAAGCAATGATTCAGCAAATGCAATCTGGCTTCCTATCGAGCAGATTACAGAAGAAAATGCTTCGCCTTTAGTATTGAAGGTAAAGGCAGAGTTAGGAGGATTTCCAGAATTGGACAAGACCTCTCACATGAATTGGAAGGTAAAAGAAAAACAGGAGAAGAAATGA
- a CDS encoding ASCH domain-containing protein — MTPQEMWNQYKKINPSIGDEIDAWSFGVEADLLADLVLKGEKTATASAYDLYALAGEALPQEGTFDIILDSQDQAVCIVEITKVSVQPFHQVSADHAFKEGEGDKSLAYWRQVHEDCFAEWLREAGMTFTPNSKVVLEEFRKVYPL; from the coding sequence ATGACACCGCAAGAAATGTGGAATCAATACAAGAAAATTAACCCCTCTATCGGAGATGAGATAGATGCCTGGTCTTTTGGAGTGGAAGCTGATCTCTTGGCAGACTTGGTTTTAAAAGGTGAAAAGACGGCAACTGCTTCAGCTTACGATCTTTACGCTCTAGCGGGTGAAGCCCTTCCACAAGAAGGGACATTTGATATCATTTTAGATAGCCAAGATCAGGCTGTCTGCATTGTCGAAATAACAAAGGTTTCTGTTCAGCCTTTTCATCAAGTGTCAGCTGACCATGCCTTTAAGGAAGGGGAAGGAGACAAATCTCTGGCCTATTGGCGTCAGGTTCATGAGGACTGTTTCGCCGAGTGGCTGAGAGAGGCAGGAATGACTTTTACACCTAACAGCAAGGTTGTTTTAGAAGAATTTCGCAAGGTTTATCCATTATAG